The following are from one region of the Meleagris gallopavo isolate NT-WF06-2002-E0010 breed Aviagen turkey brand Nicholas breeding stock chromosome 21, Turkey_5.1, whole genome shotgun sequence genome:
- the DUSP14 gene encoding dual specificity protein phosphatase 14, which translates to MTSRSHNSLPRTLMAPRMLSEGALGGIAQITPSLYLSRGSVASNRHLLLSRGITCIINATIEIPNFNWPQFEYVKVPLADMPNAPISLYFDSVADKINSVARKHGATLVHCAAGVSRSATLCIAYLMKYHKVSLFEAYNWVKSRRPVIRPNVGFWRQLIDYERKLFGKTTVKMVQTPYGIIPDVYERERRPLMPYWGI; encoded by the coding sequence ATGACCTCCAGAAGCCACAACTCCTTGCCGAGAACTCTGATGGCTCCACGAATGCTTTCCGAAGGTGCTCTGGGGGGCATCGCCCAAATCACCCCCTCGCTGTACCTGAGCCGGGGCAGCGTCGCCTCCAACCGGCACCTGCTCCTGTCCCGAGGGATCACCTGCATAATCAACGCAACCATCGAGATCCCCAACTTCAATTGGCCCCAGTTTGAATATGTCAAAGTGCCTTTGGCTGACATGCCCAACGCCCCCATCTCCTTGTACTTCGACAGCGTTGCCGACAAGATCAACAGCGTGGCACGGAAGCACGGGGCCACCTTAGTCCACTGCGCGGCCGGCGTGAGCAGGTCAGCCACCCTGTGCATTGCCTACCTGATGAAGTACCATAAGGTGTCCCTCTTCGAGGCATACAACTGGGTCAAATCAAGGCGCCCTGTTATACGCCCTAACGTGGGCTTCTGGAGGCAACTGATAGACTACGAGAGGAAGCTGTTTGGGAAGACAACGGTTAAAATGGTACAGACACCATATGGCATCATCCCAGACGTTtatgagagagagaggagaCCCCTGATGCCTTACTGGGGAATTTAA
- the HNF1B gene encoding hepatocyte nuclear factor 1-beta isoform X1, with amino-acid sequence MIKGYMQQHNIPQREVVDVTGLNQSHLSQHLNKGTPMKTQKRAALYTWYVRKQREILRQFNQTVQGCENRTDKSSQDQLLFLFPEFNQQNQGAGQLDDASAETPSKKMRRNRFKWGPASQQILYQAYERQKNPSKDEREALVEECNRAECLQRGVSPSKAHGLGSNLVTEVRVYNWFANRRKEEAFRQKLAMDAYSSGQPPHSMNLLLSHGSPHHNQPSASPPSKMTGVRYGQGASSEAASSGAISHHGSGAMVTTSQAVLQQVSPAGLDPGHGLLSPDGKMISVSGGGLPPVSTLTNIHSLSHHNPQQSQNLIMTPLSGVMAIAQSLNTSQAQSVPVINSVAGSLAALQPVQFSQQLHSPHQQPLMQQSPSHMAQQPFMATVTQLQNSHMYAHKQEPPQYSHTSRFPSAMVVTDTSSISTLTNMSSSKQCPLQAW; translated from the exons ATGATCAAGGGCTACATGCAGCAGCACAACATCCCGCAGCGCGAGGTGGTGGACGTCACCGGCCTCAACCAGTCGCACCTCTCGCAGCACCTCAACAAAGGCACCCCCATGAAGACACAGAAGCGGGCTGCCCTCTACACGTGGTACGTCCGCAAGCAGCGGGAGATCCTGCGGC agTTCAACCAGACAGTCCAGGGGTGTGAAAATAGGACAGACAAAAGCAGTCAGGATcagctgctgtttctctttCCAGAGTTCAATCAACAGAACCAGGGGGCTGGCCAGCTCGACGATGCCAGCGCCGAAACCCCCAGCAAGAAGATGCGCCGCAACCGCTTCAAGTGGGGGCCGGCCTCCCAGCAAATCTTGTACCAAGCCTACGAGCGCCAAAAGAACCCCAGCAAGGACGAGCGGGAGGCGCTGGTGGAGGAGTGCAACAG GGCCGAGTGTCTGCAGCGAGGGGTGTCACCCTCCAAGGCACATGGGCTTGGCTCCAACCTGGTGACGGAGGTGCGTGTCTACAACTGGTTCGCCAACCGGCGGAAGGAGGAGGCTTTCCGCCAAAAGTTGGCCATGGACGCCTACAGCTCAGGCCAGCCCCCGCACAGCATGAACCTGCTGCTGTCCCATGGCTCCCCGCACCACAACCAGCCCAGCGCCTCACCGCCAAGCAAGATGACAG GAGTCCGGTACGGCCAGGGGGCGAGCAGCGAGGCGGCATCCTCTGGGGCCATCAGCCACCATGGCAGCGGTGCCATGGTCACCACCAGCCAGGCGGTCCTGCAGCAGGTCTCCCCAGCCGGCTTGGACCCGGGCCACGGTTTGCTCTCTCCCGACGGTAAAATG ATATCTGTGTCGGGCGGTGGGCTGCCGCCGGTGAGCACCCTGACCAACATCCACAGCCTGTCCCACCACAACCCGCAGCAGTCCCAGAATCTCATCATGACGCCGCTCTCAGGAGTCATGGCTATTGCACAGA GTCTGAACACCTCGCAGGCACAGAGCGTCCCTGTCATCAACAGCGTGGCCGGCAGCTTGGCGGCCCTGCAGCCGGTGCAGTTCTcgcagcagctgcacagcccaCACCAGCAGCCACTCATGCAGCAGTCGCCCAGCCACATGGCCCAGCAGCCCTTCATGGCCACCGTCACCCAGCTGCAGAACTCGCACA TGTATGCACACAAGCAGGAACCTCCCCAGTATTCCCACACCTCCCGCTTCCCCTCGGCGATGGTGGTGACAGACACCAGCAGCATCAGCACGCTCACCAACATGTCTTCCAGCAAGCAG TGTCCCCTGCAAGCCTGGTGA
- the HNF1B gene encoding hepatocyte nuclear factor 1-beta isoform X2 — MIKGYMQQHNIPQREVVDVTGLNQSHLSQHLNKGTPMKTQKRAALYTWYVRKQREILRQFNQQNQGAGQLDDASAETPSKKMRRNRFKWGPASQQILYQAYERQKNPSKDEREALVEECNRAECLQRGVSPSKAHGLGSNLVTEVRVYNWFANRRKEEAFRQKLAMDAYSSGQPPHSMNLLLSHGSPHHNQPSASPPSKMTGVRYGQGASSEAASSGAISHHGSGAMVTTSQAVLQQVSPAGLDPGHGLLSPDGKMISVSGGGLPPVSTLTNIHSLSHHNPQQSQNLIMTPLSGVMAIAQSLNTSQAQSVPVINSVAGSLAALQPVQFSQQLHSPHQQPLMQQSPSHMAQQPFMATVTQLQNSHMYAHKQEPPQYSHTSRFPSAMVVTDTSSISTLTNMSSSKQCPLQAW; from the exons ATGATCAAGGGCTACATGCAGCAGCACAACATCCCGCAGCGCGAGGTGGTGGACGTCACCGGCCTCAACCAGTCGCACCTCTCGCAGCACCTCAACAAAGGCACCCCCATGAAGACACAGAAGCGGGCTGCCCTCTACACGTGGTACGTCCGCAAGCAGCGGGAGATCCTGCGGC AGTTCAATCAACAGAACCAGGGGGCTGGCCAGCTCGACGATGCCAGCGCCGAAACCCCCAGCAAGAAGATGCGCCGCAACCGCTTCAAGTGGGGGCCGGCCTCCCAGCAAATCTTGTACCAAGCCTACGAGCGCCAAAAGAACCCCAGCAAGGACGAGCGGGAGGCGCTGGTGGAGGAGTGCAACAG GGCCGAGTGTCTGCAGCGAGGGGTGTCACCCTCCAAGGCACATGGGCTTGGCTCCAACCTGGTGACGGAGGTGCGTGTCTACAACTGGTTCGCCAACCGGCGGAAGGAGGAGGCTTTCCGCCAAAAGTTGGCCATGGACGCCTACAGCTCAGGCCAGCCCCCGCACAGCATGAACCTGCTGCTGTCCCATGGCTCCCCGCACCACAACCAGCCCAGCGCCTCACCGCCAAGCAAGATGACAG GAGTCCGGTACGGCCAGGGGGCGAGCAGCGAGGCGGCATCCTCTGGGGCCATCAGCCACCATGGCAGCGGTGCCATGGTCACCACCAGCCAGGCGGTCCTGCAGCAGGTCTCCCCAGCCGGCTTGGACCCGGGCCACGGTTTGCTCTCTCCCGACGGTAAAATG ATATCTGTGTCGGGCGGTGGGCTGCCGCCGGTGAGCACCCTGACCAACATCCACAGCCTGTCCCACCACAACCCGCAGCAGTCCCAGAATCTCATCATGACGCCGCTCTCAGGAGTCATGGCTATTGCACAGA GTCTGAACACCTCGCAGGCACAGAGCGTCCCTGTCATCAACAGCGTGGCCGGCAGCTTGGCGGCCCTGCAGCCGGTGCAGTTCTcgcagcagctgcacagcccaCACCAGCAGCCACTCATGCAGCAGTCGCCCAGCCACATGGCCCAGCAGCCCTTCATGGCCACCGTCACCCAGCTGCAGAACTCGCACA TGTATGCACACAAGCAGGAACCTCCCCAGTATTCCCACACCTCCCGCTTCCCCTCGGCGATGGTGGTGACAGACACCAGCAGCATCAGCACGCTCACCAACATGTCTTCCAGCAAGCAG TGTCCCCTGCAAGCCTGGTGA
- the DDX52 gene encoding probable ATP-dependent RNA helicase DDX52 → MWMSSLEAKVKDTKDNKKPTAEKLERLRREKINRFRNQHRINVQGTDLPDPVATFDQLQKEYKVHPKVIENIQAAGFQVPTPIQMQAIPVMLHGRELLASAPTGSGKTLAFCIPLLTHLKQPMNKGFRALIISPTRELASQTHRELVKLAEGTGFRIHMIQKASEAAKKFGPKSSKKFDILVTTPNRLIYLLKQDPPAIDLTSVEWLVVDESDKLFEDGKSGFREQLASIFLACTSHVVRRAFFSATFARDVEEWCKLNLDSIVLVSVGARNSAAETVEQELLFVGSETGKLTAMRELVKKGFAPPVLVFVQSIERAKELFHELIYEGINVDVIHADKTQQQRDNVVHSFRAGKIWVLICTALLARGIDFKGVNMVINYDLPTSAVEYIHRIGRTGRAGHTGKAVTFFTEDDKPLLRSIANVIQRAGCPVPDYIKHFPKLQSKQKKKFIKKPLTREAICTTPQCFLKKDRRKKRTAKENVKEKKKVKEVTNNTNLKTASKS, encoded by the exons ATGTGGATGTCCTCTCTGGAAGCAAAAGTCAAAGAtacaaaagacaacaaaaaacctACTGCAGAAAAGCTTGAACGTTTGAGAAGGGAGAAG ATAAACCGTTTCAGAAATCAACACAGGATTAACGTTCAAGGGACAGATCTTCCTGACCCGGTTGCCACATTTGATCAACTTCAGAAGGAATACAAAGTTCACCCCAAAGTTATTGAGAATATTCAAGCTGCTGGCTTCCAGGTTCCAACGCCAATCCAGATGCAGGCCATTCCAGTCATGCTTCAT GGTCGAGAACTTCTAGCTTCTGCTCCTACAGGGTCTGGAAAAACACTGGCATTTTGTATTCCTCTCTTAACACACCTGAAACAACCCATGAACAAAGGATTCAGAGCCCTGATCATATCGCCTACCCGGGAACTTGCTTCCCAG ACACATCGGGAGTTGGTGAAATTGGCTGAGGGGACAGGCTTCAGAATCCATATGATCCAGAAAGCCTCTGAAGCAGCAAAGAAGTTTGGGCCCAAGTCGTCTAAGAAGTTTG atatACTAGTTACTACTCCGAACAGACTCATTTATTTACTGAAACAAGATCCACCAGCAATAGACTTGACCAG TGTGGAGTGGCTGGTGGTGGATGAGTCAGACAAACTGTTTGAAGATGGAAAGTCAGGATTCCGAGAGCAATTGGCCTCCATCTTCCTGGCATGCACGTCCCATGTGGTGAGAAGAGCCTTTTTCAGCGCAACCTTTGCACGTGATGTGGAGGAGTGGTGTAAACTCAACCTTGACAGTATTGTTCTGGTGTCTGTTGGTGCAAG AAACTCGGCAGCTGAGACGGTGGAACAAGAGCTGTTGTTTGTTGGATCTGAAACAGGAAAACTAACAGCAATGAGAGAGCTTGTTAAAAAG GGTTTTGCTCCCCCAGTCCTTGTTTTTGTACAGTCTATTGAGAGGGCTAAAGAGCTTTTCCATGAACTTATTTATGAAGGCATCAACGTAGATGTCATCCATGCAGACAAAACTCAACAACAG agaGATAATGTAGTACACAGTTTCAGAGCTGGGAAGATCTGGGTGCTCATTTGCACAGCTTTACTAGCTCGAGGGATTGACTTCAAAGGAGTAAATATGGTTATTAATTATGATTTGCCAACCAGTGCAGTGGAGTACATCCACAGAATAG GTCGTACTGGAAGAGCAGGACACACAGGGAAAGCAGTCACTTTCTTTACAGAAGATGATAAGCCTTTATTGCGAAG TATAGCCAACGTTATTCAGCGAGCTGGCTGTCCTGTGCCAGACTACATAAAGCACTTTCCCAAGCTCCAAAG caaacagaagaagaaattcaTTAAGAAACCACTAACGAGAGAAGCAATTTGTACCACTCCTCAGTGCttcttaaaaaaagacagaagaaaaaa gagaactgcaaaggaaaatgttaaggaaaaaaagaaagttaaggAAGTTACAAATAACACTAATTTGAAGACTGCTTCAAAAAGCTGA